gatattataatgtttaagtACAACATTCACAATTGTCTCTACAAcaataaatatcataaaagaGATTCAATGAAAGCTCTTATCTTTTGGCTTTGTTGAGAAAATAGGACAATGCTACTGAAACTTCTTGAGAAGGCTTTTGCGTTCCAGAATAGCTACTTTTAGCACTGTAATATGGGAATCTGAGAATTTGATGTTAGTAAGTGACATTTTTTAGGGCATTCATGCAGTAGTAGTGCCATTTTCATATCTAGCAGTTTGAAATGATTACCTTACCTGCAACTTATCAGTATTTATAAGAAAAGCTAAAACACTGTCATGCATCAAGATTCAAggtagaaaaataaaacattgtttacTTTAATTTCAGTTACGAGTTTCTTGTGAATGAGAGCCTTCATGGCATGAATCATGTTGTATGTGTGCACTAAagtttattatcattatttaaacATGTTTATAGTTATTTCCTCTCATTTTATCCATTTAGAATTGAATGTATTACAGAATAGGTTGTTTAAACACATGTCTTTTAATGATCGAAGTAATAGCCTAGTAATTCATCTGGGATCTCTACACTGGTTTGGTCATTGCTCAGTTTATAGTTATTTCCTCTCATTTTGTCCATTTTGGAATTGAATGTACTACAGAATAGGTTGTTTAAACACGTATCGTTTAATGATTGAAGTAATATCCTAGCAAATTCATGTGGGTTCTTTACACTGAGTTGTTCATTGCTCAGACTCACCGCTATTTTATATATCCGACATCCTTAGtgaaattaaaaacatatattttctcttttttcagGATTGAGCATTCTGCAATCAACCTGGCTGATTCTATCCAGCATGGTGGATTACCAGCAGCAGGGTCTGTTGCCCCTTCCATTATAGAGGTTTGAGTAACCTTCAATTTCTTTCGTTACTAAGCCAAAAAGGGGTGGAAAAGAAGAAATATTTGTTCTACAAAATCTTATTTTCTGGATTTATTATACAGACTGGAAAAGCTTTCACTGCTAAGGGAATGCAAGTGCTTGAACTTGTTGGCAAGGAGACCATGGATCTTCTGATTGCAGAAACTGGTATAGAAGTTGAGAAACAGAAGATAACTGAACAGCATCAGGATGAGGATCAGTTTTTGGAGGAAGTAACATTTGATAGGTGCTTTTATATTTATGGAGGTCCTGAACAATTGGAGGTCAAGTTCATTTTTTCATAGTTGAATCATTACTACTTTATGAAGCTTCTCTTCTATATCTTCTTAACtgttatttacaatattttcagGAACTGGAAGCATTGTCCAACCACTATGCTCTATTGTTTAATCGTAGAAAAGCGAAGCTGACATCTGATCAAAAGTCTTTTTATGATGGGAAGCTAAAACATGTTCAACAAATTTTTGGTCTAAACTCTGAAATAGGGGGAAACGCTGATCTTTTGGAGAAGGGAAAGAATGTAGAGATTATCGCTGAGAGAGGTGCAGACGAGGTAAAGGATTTGCATGATTCGAGTGTAGCAAGGGCTGCTGAAATAGCTTCTGGGTAATATTACTTTTCCGTTCTAAAcaaattctttttcttctcctttTGCTCTAACCATATCTCATTTAAGTTGTAAGAGTCTTGAACTAACATGCTAAGGTCTCATGTTCAATTCCCACTAAAAGCACCTTGATTGAAGTTGGGGTCATGTCGGTGGGGTGTTGTGCTAGCAGCTACCCTCCTATATAGGGAAAATGATCCCTggtctaaataaataattaattgttttctgAATTTGTAGCTTCACAAATGCAATAGCTGGTTTGGCAAAGAATGACATAATCCCCAAAACTACTGGGAGATTAGATGCTCTTCATTCCGAAGGAATTCATGTATGCTATAGTAGACATTCAACCATTTCTTATGTATATGTCACTAGTAAATAGGTGTACTGATATTGTTCGTAATAATGTGCTTTTGTTATATAGAGACTGTCAGAGATATGTAGTTATGCAGTGTCACAGCTTCTGACACTTGGTAAATCCATCATATCGAATTCGAGCAATATTCAGGAAGAAGATGATGGTATAAATACGTTAAACATTGAGTGGCCTGAAGATTCAGCTGAAAAGGCTATGATAGTTAGGACAAGGGCAATACTAGCAACTAAAAATGTGGAATCATTATGCAGCAGTTTCATCACAGGTATTTATGTTCAAGCGTTTATTTTTCATTCcaatataaaaatctaaatttattttacataaCCTGATACTGCCTAACATGTTGATTGAACCCTGATTTGTCATTAAAATGTGTGTTAATCATATACCCAATGTGACCACAATAGTAATAGAATTCCCCGatctttcatattttatatagaaCCATATGGGTGGTAAATTTGAACTAAAGGAGAGTAAATCCTCTAATAATGGCTCTCCCTGATATTCAGTTGAATCTTAACTTCAACTATGGTTTTGATGGATTGAATGGTACCCTCATCCTGAATAGTATTTAGATTTCATAATGGTTTCACTAAGGTTATCTAAATTATTTGgtgcttatttgaattaagttgaTTTAATAGCACTATTATTTGagatcatttaattatttagatttgtcTCAAATTAAGCTAATTTTTTTGCAAATTAACTTCTTAATCTAGTAAGAACGTTCGAAAGACAACTTTAACCTtgacaattaataaaattgtcatTATAAGGTAAAATATCTTATTGGAAACACTTAATGCAGCTTGAGCTTATTCTAGATCTAGATTTACATGAGAAAACGTAAACAAATTTATGAATACATGTCTAATTAAGTCACGTTCCATAATAGTATCTCATccaaatcaatatttttctgttttttaccctctttcatttataaattcttcttctttttgcaCTATAGGTATAACAGATGTGGCTGAAACATACTTGGCAGCATCGAAAGGTAGCGAAGATCTCCCACAGAAACTGATTCAGGACAAAGCCAATACATATTCAGAGAACCTTCAATCTGATAAAACGACAGCTATCGCAAAAATTCAGGACGGTCTTCAGTACCTGTCTTATGTAATCGTCTCAACAGCAATGCCAGCAGCATCCTGAAGGCAGTTAGTTAATCATTTCAACAAAAAACTATTACAAAATCCGAAAGGGATAATATATCTATATGATTTGTAAATAGTTGAAATTCTTAGTTAATCTGGCTTCTTATTCTGCCTGCTTTGTTTTACTTCCGTGATGAAACTGATAATCTTAAATCGGTTGCCTTGTCGACTGATGGATGTTATTTTTCATCTAACTTTGTGGATTTTAAGCTGGTGATTTCCCATCGTTTTTTCAAGGGAATCGAATTACTGTTTGTTTTTGCTGTTgggtataagattttttttaaggattatcatttgattgtt
This is a stretch of genomic DNA from Impatiens glandulifera chromosome 4, dImpGla2.1, whole genome shotgun sequence. It encodes these proteins:
- the LOC124935692 gene encoding uncharacterized protein LOC124935692, encoding MEDNASKLKDDERQTVAEEKEPEVLTEESEAQSSKKSGGGWGGWGFTAFSVLSDLQKVAANAAEEISRNAAEVAKSFQDGEEMSKDSESSEDDKGEPDLKEEEKEKEEDDDELRKAALDKLGNASEDSLLGQGLKILDGSVENFATGAWQALGSVWSGGSNIVQKIEHSAINLADSIQHGGLPAAGSVAPSIIETGKAFTAKGMQVLELVGKETMDLLIAETGIEVEKQKITEQHQDEDQFLEEVTFDRCFYIYGGPEQLEELEALSNHYALLFNRRKAKLTSDQKSFYDGKLKHVQQIFGLNSEIGGNADLLEKGKNVEIIAERGADEVKDLHDSSVARAAEIASGFTNAIAGLAKNDIIPKTTGRLDALHSEGIHRLSEICSYAVSQLLTLGKSIISNSSNIQEEDDGINTLNIEWPEDSAEKAMIVRTRAILATKNVESLCSSFITGITDVAETYLAASKGSEDLPQKLIQDKANTYSENLQSDKTTAIAKIQDGLQYLSYVIVSTAMPAAS